In the Mus pahari chromosome 19, PAHARI_EIJ_v1.1, whole genome shotgun sequence genome, one interval contains:
- the Cep44 gene encoding centrosomal protein of 44 kDa — protein sequence MATGDLKRSLRKLEQVLRSLNYPNEVDYVGLIKGDTAASLPIISYSLTSYSPYVAELLMESSIELIAKNDVRFTDTVYKLLRDQFDYKPILTKKQFIQSGFAEWKIEIVCDILNCVMKKHKELIGLDKNLSCQRKRNVSEKPGPCSNSEKRPAEAVGTDIAGRFMMSGKKKAVVIRHLYTEEKAGVPEGTVTSTDVSQGCNESAEPSSDIRIPEAQAPEVKAELQDICDHPEITALQIALAECQEKLKQLTWIEKRLERLEAATHGKVVVDEKAWNNLLSRVTLLETEMLLSKKNESVEHNMASQDSESISDVDVVPFDKNYSAGGLASSYRSSGYSTVPSEAAPGSSTVNYCVLREFSEETTIQKMERMKKMFEETAELLKCSSR from the exons ATGGCAACAGGTGACTTAAAAAGAAGCTTGCGGAAGCTAGAACAAGTGCTTCGTTCACTAAATTACCCCAATGAGGTGGATTATGTCGG CCTGATAAAGGGAGACACAGCAGCATCCTTGCCCATCATCAGCTACTCTCTCACCTCATACTCCCCTTATGTAGCAGAACTCCTAATGGAATCCAGTATAGAGCTCATAGCGAAGAACGATGTGCGCTTTACCGATACTGTCTATAAG CTTCTTCGTGATCAGTTTGATTATAAACCAATTTTGACAAAAAAGCAATTTATACAGTCTGGATTTGCTGAATGGAAAATTGAAATTGTCTGTGATATATTGAATTGTGTGATGAAAAAACACAAGGAATTGATTGGCCTTGACAAG aaTTTATCATGCCAAAGGAAGAGGAACGTTTCTGAGAAGCCAGGACCTTGTTCAAACAGTGAGAAACGCCCTGCAGAGGCTGTTGGCACTGACATCGCGGGCAGGTTTATGATGTCAGGAAAG AAGAAAGCTGTGGTGATCCGCCACCTGTACACTGAAGAGAAGGCTGGCGTCCCTGAAGGGACAGTAACCTCAACAGACGTCAGTCAAGGCTGCAATGAGTCGGCAGAGCCGAGTTCTGACATTCGGATTCCTGAGGCACAGGCCCCTGAGGTCAAGGCTGAGCTGCAA GATATATGTGATCATCCTGAGATTACTGCACTTCAGATCGCACTGGCCGAATGTCAGGAGAAGCTGAAGCAGCTGACGTGGATAGAGAAACGACTTGAGCGTTTGGAAGCTGCAACGCACGGGAAAGTGGTGGTCGATGAGAAGGCCTGGAACAACCTTCTAAGTCGCGTCACTCTTCTTGAAACAGAGATGCTGTTGTCTAAAAAG AATGAATCTGTAGAGCATAATATGGCAAGTCAAGACAGTGAGTCAATTAGTGATGTGGACGTTGTACCCTTTG ATAAAAACTACAGTGCCGGGGGACTAGCAAGTAGCTATCGCTCATCTGGCTATAGTACAGTACCATCGGAAGCGGCGCCTGGGAGCTCCACTGTTAATTACTGTGTCTTGAGAGAGTTCTCAGAG GAAACAACTatccagaaaatggaaaggatgaaaaaaat GTTTGAAGAGACAGCAGAGCTACTGAAATGCTCAAGTCGCTAA